In Pseudomonadota bacterium, the following proteins share a genomic window:
- the aroC gene encoding chorismate synthase translates to MSMNSFGHLFRVTTWGESHGPALGCTVDGCPPGVPVSEDALQVWLDRRKPGQSKYTTQRREPDAVRILSGVFEGVTTGTPVQLMIENTDQRSKDYGDIAEKFRPGHADITYWQKYGVRDYRGGGRSSARETAARVAAGGLARAALSELCPEMEIVGYMVQMGPHGIDRARFDREEIGNNPFWVPDARAAEHWATYLDDLRKSGNSCGAVIEVTAKNPPPGLGAPIYGKLDTELGAAMLSINAVKGVEIGEGMAAAALTGDANADEIRMGPDGPVYSSNHAGGILGGISTGQDITVRFAVKPTSSILTPRATITKSGQETEIITKGRHDPCVGIRAVPVGEAMMACVLLDHVLMNRGQTGSAPYQSLGTIG, encoded by the coding sequence ATGAGTATGAATTCCTTCGGACATCTCTTTCGCGTGACCACCTGGGGCGAAAGCCATGGCCCGGCCCTCGGATGCACCGTGGATGGATGCCCCCCGGGGGTACCGGTGAGCGAAGACGCGCTGCAGGTCTGGCTCGACCGGAGGAAGCCCGGGCAATCGAAATACACCACCCAGCGGCGAGAGCCTGATGCCGTGCGCATCCTCTCGGGCGTCTTCGAGGGGGTGACCACGGGCACGCCTGTCCAGCTCATGATCGAGAACACCGACCAGCGGTCGAAGGATTACGGCGACATCGCCGAGAAGTTTCGCCCCGGCCATGCCGATATCACCTACTGGCAGAAATACGGCGTGCGGGATTACCGCGGCGGCGGGCGCTCCTCGGCGCGCGAGACCGCCGCGCGCGTGGCCGCCGGCGGGCTCGCCCGGGCGGCGCTCTCGGAGCTCTGCCCGGAGATGGAGATCGTGGGCTACATGGTCCAGATGGGGCCCCACGGGATCGACCGCGCGCGCTTCGACCGGGAAGAAATCGGGAATAATCCGTTCTGGGTGCCGGATGCACGGGCCGCCGAGCACTGGGCCACCTACCTCGACGACCTGCGCAAAAGCGGCAATTCCTGCGGCGCGGTGATCGAAGTGACGGCGAAAAACCCGCCGCCGGGCCTCGGCGCGCCGATCTACGGCAAGCTCGACACCGAGCTCGGCGCCGCCATGCTCTCGATCAACGCCGTGAAGGGCGTCGAGATCGGGGAAGGCATGGCCGCCGCCGCACTCACGGGTGATGCAAACGCAGACGAGATCCGCATGGGGCCCGACGGCCCGGTCTACAGCTCCAACCATGCCGGCGGCATCCTCGGCGGTATCTCCACGGGACAGGACATCACCGTGCGCTTCGCGGTGAAGCCCACGAGCTCCATCCTTACGCCGCGCGCCACGATCACGAAGTCAGGCCAAGAGACCGAGATCATCACCAAGGGCAGGCATGACCCCTGCGTGGGCATCCGTGCCGTGCCGGTGGGCGAGGCGATGATGGCCTGCGTGCTGCTCGATCACGTGCTCATGAACCGCGGCCAGACTGGCAGCGCGCCCTATCAGAGCCTGGGCACGATCGGGTAG
- the thiB gene encoding thiamine ABC transporter substrate binding subunit yields MKSLPLLAGLALGTAAAADTPVLTVYTYDSFVTDWGPGPAVEEAFEATCDCDLQFVGAGDGAALLGRIRLEGARSEADVVLGLDTNLTAAAAETGLFAPHGVTAEYDLPIAFDDPLFVPFDWGFFAFVGNVDGPAPESFTDLATSDARIVIQDPRSSTPGLGLLLWVDSVYGEDAPALWEGLEDNIVTVTRGWSEAYGLFLEGEADLVLSYTTSPAYHLIAEDDASKRALPFAEGHYMQVEVAGKLASSDVPDLADEFLAFMVSDAFQSVIPTTNWMYPAVTPEAGLPDGFETLMTPDTALLLPAAEAPAAREAALEIWLEALSQ; encoded by the coding sequence ATGAAATCCCTTCCCCTTCTCGCAGGACTGGCACTCGGCACCGCAGCAGCGGCAGACACCCCCGTGCTCACCGTCTACACCTATGACAGCTTCGTCACCGATTGGGGTCCGGGCCCCGCGGTGGAGGAAGCATTCGAGGCCACGTGCGATTGCGATCTGCAGTTCGTCGGCGCGGGCGACGGCGCGGCGCTCCTGGGCCGCATCCGGCTCGAAGGCGCGCGCTCGGAGGCCGATGTTGTGCTCGGGCTCGATACCAACCTCACCGCCGCCGCGGCGGAGACCGGCCTTTTTGCGCCGCACGGAGTTACGGCGGAGTACGACCTGCCCATCGCATTCGACGATCCACTCTTCGTGCCCTTCGATTGGGGCTTTTTCGCCTTCGTCGGCAATGTGGACGGCCCCGCGCCGGAGAGCTTCACCGACCTCGCCACGTCCGATGCCCGCATCGTCATCCAGGACCCGCGCTCCTCGACGCCGGGGCTAGGGCTGCTCCTTTGGGTCGACAGTGTCTACGGCGAGGATGCGCCTGCCCTCTGGGAGGGTCTCGAGGACAACATCGTCACCGTCACCCGAGGCTGGTCCGAAGCCTACGGCCTCTTCCTCGAAGGCGAGGCGGACCTCGTGCTGAGTTACACGACCTCGCCCGCCTATCATCTCATTGCTGAAGACGATGCCTCCAAGCGCGCGCTTCCCTTCGCGGAGGGGCATTACATGCAGGTCGAGGTGGCGGGGAAGCTGGCGAGCTCCGATGTGCCTGATCTCGCCGATGAGTTCCTCGCGTTCATGGTCTCCGATGCCTTCCAATCGGTGATCCCGACGACGAACTGGATGTATCCCGCCGTGACGCCGGAGGCCGGGCTGCCAGACGGCTTCGAGACGCTCATGACACCGGATACCGCGCTGCTCCTGCCCGCTGCCGAGGCCCCCGCCGCACGGGAAGCGGCGCTTGAGATATGGCTCGAGGCGCTGTCGCAGTAA
- a CDS encoding thiamine/thiamine pyrophosphate ABC transporter permease ThiP, with protein sequence MARGAVAVSPVRALAGGAAAAFLLALTLGTLGAVAWRADGLSGLGAADWAAIRFTLGQALVSAALSVLLAVPVARALGRRRFPGRSLVVALLGAPFILPVIVAVFGLIAVFGRAGLLNQASAALGLPELAIYGPQGVILAHVFFNMPLATRFLLQGWLGIPAEQFRLAASLGFTPAAVARYLEWPMLRAVVPGAFLAIFLICLTSFAVALAVGGGPRATTIELRIYELFRFDFALGDAALLGLVQFAVCAVAALVAGLVTVPKVAMAGLDGVAARWDARGAWLRVQDNAVICLACAFLLLPMGIVVLRGVPFVAALPTSVWQAAGASLVVALFSTLLALALSLSLALWVARGGRAARIGGDIISGLALTASPLVMGTGLFILLFGWTSPQALALPVTALVNAAITVPFTLRVLAPAVADIEEAYGKLAASLGLTGWALLRRVILPRLRRPLGFSAGLAAALSMGDLGVIALFSAPETETLPLAMYRLMAAYRTDLAAGAGLVLVVLSFGLFYALDRGGRADVDA encoded by the coding sequence ATGGCTCGAGGCGCTGTCGCAGTAAGCCCCGTGCGGGCGCTGGCAGGCGGGGCGGCGGCGGCGTTCCTGCTCGCGCTCACGCTGGGGACCCTCGGGGCCGTGGCGTGGCGCGCAGACGGTCTTTCGGGCCTCGGTGCGGCGGATTGGGCCGCGATCCGCTTCACACTGGGGCAGGCGCTCGTCTCGGCGGCGCTTTCTGTGCTGCTGGCCGTGCCCGTCGCGCGCGCCCTTGGGCGGCGGCGCTTCCCCGGCCGGAGCCTTGTCGTCGCGCTGCTCGGCGCGCCTTTTATCCTCCCGGTCATCGTTGCCGTTTTCGGGCTCATCGCCGTCTTTGGGCGGGCCGGGTTGCTCAACCAGGCGAGTGCGGCCCTCGGCCTGCCGGAGCTCGCGATCTACGGGCCCCAGGGCGTCATCCTCGCCCATGTCTTCTTCAATATGCCGCTGGCCACGCGCTTTCTCCTGCAAGGCTGGCTTGGCATTCCCGCCGAGCAGTTCCGCCTCGCCGCGAGCCTCGGTTTCACGCCCGCGGCCGTGGCGCGGTACCTCGAATGGCCCATGCTGCGCGCGGTGGTGCCCGGCGCCTTCCTCGCGATCTTCCTAATCTGTTTGACCTCCTTTGCCGTGGCGCTCGCCGTGGGCGGGGGGCCGCGGGCGACGACGATCGAGCTCCGCATCTACGAGCTCTTCCGCTTTGACTTTGCCCTCGGGGACGCGGCGCTTCTCGGCCTCGTGCAATTCGCGGTCTGCGCGGTGGCGGCCCTCGTGGCGGGGCTCGTGACCGTGCCGAAGGTGGCCATGGCCGGGCTCGATGGCGTGGCGGCGCGGTGGGATGCCCGTGGCGCGTGGCTGCGCGTGCAGGACAACGCGGTGATCTGCCTGGCCTGCGCCTTCCTCCTCTTGCCCATGGGGATTGTCGTGCTCCGTGGTGTGCCGTTCGTGGCCGCGCTTCCCACGTCGGTCTGGCAGGCGGCGGGTGCCTCGCTCGTCGTCGCATTATTCTCAACGCTGCTTGCGCTGGCCCTGTCGCTCTCGCTCGCGCTCTGGGTGGCCCGCGGCGGACGCGCCGCGCGGATCGGGGGAGATATCATCTCGGGCCTCGCGCTGACAGCCTCGCCGCTCGTCATGGGGACGGGGCTCTTCATCCTGCTCTTTGGCTGGACGAGCCCACAGGCCCTCGCACTTCCGGTCACGGCGCTCGTTAATGCGGCGATCACCGTGCCTTTCACATTGCGCGTCCTTGCTCCCGCCGTGGCCGACATTGAGGAGGCCTATGGCAAGCTAGCCGCCTCCCTCGGGCTGACGGGCTGGGCGCTCCTGCGCCGCGTGATCCTGCCGCGGTTGCGTCGGCCGCTGGGCTTTTCCGCGGGGCTCGCGGCGGCGCTCAGCATGGGAGATCTCGGCGTGATCGCGCTCTTTTCTGCGCCGGAGACGGAGACGCTCCCGCTTGCCATGTACCGCCTGATGGCCGCCTACCGTACGGACCTCGCCGCCGGAGCCGGGCTCGTGCTGGTGGTCTTGAGCTTCGGGCTGTTCTACGCGCTCGACCGGGGAGGGCGCGCCGATGTTGACGCTTGA
- a CDS encoding ATP-binding cassette domain-containing protein — protein MLTLEEVRFAREGFTLDADLSLPPGTRAAVLGPSGGGKSTLLDLIAGFEAPAAGRVTWNGENLGGAAPGERPVSILFQEGNLFPHLTLFENTALGLDPRLKLSGDHRAQVNAMLGDVGLGGLEARKPGALSGGQRARAALARVFLRARPVLLLDEAFSALGPALKSEMFDLLDRLVTVETVLLMVTHDPEEATRMSEIVVVDDGCVAPPEPSGPLLANPPPGLSAYLGKR, from the coding sequence ATGTTGACGCTTGAAGAGGTCCGTTTCGCGCGGGAGGGGTTCACGCTCGATGCCGATCTCAGCCTGCCGCCGGGTACGCGTGCGGCGGTGCTGGGCCCGTCGGGCGGTGGGAAGTCCACGCTGCTTGATCTCATTGCCGGGTTCGAGGCGCCGGCTGCGGGCCGCGTGACGTGGAACGGGGAGAATCTCGGCGGCGCGGCGCCGGGAGAACGCCCTGTCTCGATCCTCTTTCAGGAGGGCAATCTCTTTCCGCATCTGACGCTTTTCGAGAATACGGCGCTGGGCCTCGATCCGCGGCTGAAGCTCTCGGGGGATCACCGCGCGCAGGTGAACGCGATGCTGGGCGACGTGGGCCTTGGCGGGCTTGAGGCCCGCAAGCCCGGCGCGCTTTCCGGCGGGCAGCGGGCGCGGGCGGCGCTGGCGCGGGTTTTTCTGAGGGCGCGGCCCGTGCTCTTGCTCGATGAGGCGTTTTCGGCGCTCGGGCCGGCGCTAAAGAGTGAAATGTTCGATCTCTTGGACCGATTGGTGACGGTCGAGACCGTCCTCCTCATGGTTACGCACGATCCCGAGGAAGCGACGCGGATGTCAGAGATCGTGGTGGTGGATGACGGATGTGTGGCTCCGCCGGAGCCCAGCGGCCCACTCTTGGCGAACCCTCCGCCCGGGCTGAGCGCGTATCTGGGGAAGAGGTAG
- a CDS encoding cytochrome c1 gives MFKQLTLSAALALGLAGGAHAAGAAGEVINYEFSFEGPFGTFDQQQLQRGLQVYTEVCSNCHGMKFVPIRTLADPGGPELPMEQVRAYAEFYEIWDPTLFDGEGDFRPATPNDNFPEGLVSNAPDLSLMAKARAGFSGPYGTGMAQLFNGMGGPEYIASLLTGYTGGDKEEAGVFLYENTAYGGYFAMSQPLWGDDVFYEDGTEATIEQQALDVAAFLTWAAEPKMMARKQSGLAAVIFLGVLATLLYFTNKRLWAPVKARAKKQGQTPAE, from the coding sequence ATGTTCAAGCAACTGACCCTCTCCGCAGCCCTCGCGCTCGGACTCGCTGGCGGCGCCCACGCCGCTGGCGCGGCGGGCGAGGTGATCAACTACGAGTTCTCCTTCGAGGGCCCGTTTGGCACCTTTGACCAGCAGCAGCTCCAGCGGGGCCTGCAGGTCTACACCGAGGTCTGCTCCAACTGCCACGGCATGAAGTTCGTGCCGATCCGCACGCTCGCCGATCCAGGCGGCCCGGAACTGCCGATGGAGCAGGTTCGCGCCTATGCCGAGTTCTACGAGATTTGGGATCCGACGCTCTTTGATGGCGAAGGCGATTTCCGCCCCGCCACGCCGAACGACAACTTCCCCGAAGGCCTCGTGTCGAACGCACCGGACTTGTCGCTGATGGCCAAAGCCCGCGCTGGCTTCTCTGGCCCCTACGGCACCGGCATGGCGCAGCTCTTCAACGGCATGGGCGGCCCGGAATACATCGCCTCCCTGCTGACTGGCTATACCGGCGGCGACAAGGAAGAGGCGGGCGTCTTCCTCTACGAAAACACCGCCTATGGCGGCTACTTCGCAATGTCGCAGCCGCTCTGGGGCGACGACGTCTTCTACGAGGACGGCACCGAGGCAACTATCGAGCAACAAGCGCTCGACGTGGCAGCGTTCCTCACCTGGGCCGCAGAGCCCAAGATGATGGCGCGCAAGCAGTCCGGCCTCGCGGCAGTGATCTTCCTCGGCGTCCTGGCCACGCTCCTCTACTTCACCAACAAGCGCCTCTGGGCCCCGGTGAAGGCACGGGCGAAGAAGCAGGGCCAGACGCCCGCGGAGTGA
- a CDS encoding cytochrome b N-terminal domain-containing protein, which yields MSGIPHDHYEPKSNFEKGMAKRLPIIGLLYDTIMIPTPKNLNWMWIWGIVLTFTLALQIITGVVLVMHYVPHVDMAFASVEHIMRNVNGGHMIRYLHMNGASLFFIAVYAHIFRGLYYGSYKAPREVTWIIGMLIYLLMMGTAFMGYVLPWGQMSFHGTAVITGLFGTVPFIGEALQTWLLGAPAVGQAALNRFFSLHYLMPFIIAGLVMVHIWAFHTTGNNNPTGVEVRRTSKEEAERDTLPFWPYFVIKDLYAMAIVLLVFFAVVGFMPNYLGHPDNYIEANPLATPAHIVPEWYFLPFYAILRAFTPDVWLVMGVNWITGGIITADFFGVLAMFGAIVVMALAPWLDTSTVRSGRYRPMFKIAFWVLVVDFIFLMWLGAMPAEPIYANLSLLGSTYWFAYFLVILPLLGLIEKPTAPPATIEDDFNAKYAKISGSTPAGVATPAE from the coding sequence ATGTCCGGAATTCCCCACGACCATTACGAACCGAAGTCCAATTTCGAGAAAGGCATGGCCAAGCGCCTGCCGATCATCGGGCTTCTCTATGACACCATCATGATCCCCACGCCCAAGAACCTGAACTGGATGTGGATCTGGGGCATCGTGCTTACCTTCACGCTGGCGCTGCAGATCATCACCGGCGTCGTCCTCGTGATGCACTACGTGCCCCATGTGGACATGGCGTTTGCCTCCGTTGAGCACATCATGCGCAACGTGAACGGCGGCCACATGATCCGCTACCTGCACATGAACGGCGCGTCGCTCTTCTTCATCGCGGTCTACGCGCACATCTTCCGCGGCCTCTACTACGGCTCCTACAAGGCGCCGCGCGAGGTCACCTGGATCATCGGCATGCTCATCTATCTCCTGATGATGGGCACGGCCTTCATGGGCTACGTTCTGCCCTGGGGCCAGATGTCGTTCCACGGGACCGCCGTGATCACCGGCCTCTTCGGCACGGTGCCCTTTATCGGTGAGGCGCTGCAAACATGGCTCCTCGGCGCACCGGCAGTGGGCCAGGCGGCGCTCAACCGCTTCTTCTCGCTGCATTACCTGATGCCGTTCATCATCGCGGGCCTCGTGATGGTGCACATCTGGGCCTTCCACACCACGGGCAACAACAACCCGACCGGTGTCGAAGTGCGCCGCACCTCGAAGGAAGAAGCCGAGCGCGACACGCTCCCGTTCTGGCCCTACTTCGTCATCAAGGATCTCTACGCGATGGCCATCGTGCTCCTGGTGTTCTTCGCCGTGGTCGGCTTCATGCCGAACTATCTCGGCCACCCGGACAACTACATCGAGGCCAACCCGCTGGCGACGCCCGCGCACATCGTGCCCGAATGGTACTTCCTGCCGTTCTACGCGATCCTGCGCGCCTTCACGCCGGACGTGTGGCTCGTGATGGGTGTGAACTGGATCACCGGCGGCATCATCACGGCGGACTTCTTCGGCGTGCTCGCGATGTTTGGCGCGATCGTGGTCATGGCGCTCGCGCCCTGGCTCGACACCTCCACGGTGCGCTCCGGCCGCTATCGCCCGATGTTCAAGATCGCCTTCTGGGTGCTCGTCGTGGACTTCATCTTCCTGATGTGGCTCGGCGCGATGCCCGCGGAACCGATCTATGCCAACCTTTCGCTCCTCGGGTCGACCTACTGGTTCGCCTACTTCCTGGTGATCCTGCCGCTCCTCGGCCTCATCGAGAAGCCGACGGCACCGCCGGCCACCATCGAGGACGACTTCAACGCCAAGTATGCCAAGATCTCGGGCTCCACGCCCGCCGGCGTGGCAACTCCGGCCGAGTAA
- the petA gene encoding ubiquinol-cytochrome c reductase iron-sulfur subunit codes for MSNPEDDLEGHDTGRRDFIYYATAGAGAVGVGAAVWPLINQMNPSADVLALAQIRVDVSALSEGSQMTVLWQGKPVFIRRRTPEEIEEARAVSIDDLPDPVARNENIDSTSDASDANRALDDTGEWLVQMGVCTHLGCVPLGNAGDFGGWFCPCHGSHYDTAGRIRRGPAPQNLPVPPAIFVDDVTIELG; via the coding sequence TTGTCAAATCCTGAGGACGACCTCGAGGGCCACGATACCGGCCGGAGAGACTTTATCTACTACGCCACCGCCGGTGCTGGCGCCGTGGGCGTTGGGGCGGCGGTATGGCCGCTCATCAACCAGATGAACCCGTCGGCAGACGTGCTCGCCCTCGCGCAGATCCGCGTGGATGTGAGCGCGCTCAGCGAAGGTTCGCAGATGACGGTGCTTTGGCAGGGCAAGCCTGTCTTCATCCGTCGGCGCACGCCGGAGGAGATCGAAGAGGCGCGTGCCGTGTCGATCGACGATCTGCCCGATCCCGTCGCGCGCAACGAGAACATCGACTCCACCTCGGATGCATCCGATGCAAACCGCGCCCTCGACGACACGGGCGAATGGCTCGTGCAGATGGGCGTGTGCACCCACTTGGGTTGCGTGCCGCTCGGCAATGCCGGTGACTTTGGCGGTTGGTTCTGCCCCTGCCACGGCTCTCACTACGACACGGCCGGTCGCATCCGGCGCGGGCCCGCGCCGCAGAACCTGCCCGTGCCGCCCGCAATCTTCGTCGACGACGTCACAATCGAGCTCGGTTAA
- a CDS encoding outer membrane beta-barrel protein, whose translation MRRSALSALALAAVLSPAVAQAEWELSVYLGYQTAPHSDVEGTISGAPFEEFVAWEGRSFENPIYYGFRATNWLNDTTGWGVELNHAKVYASDEDLADLGFTDLEFSDGLNFLTVNYMRRFPDQFSGAFAAFTPYVGAGAGLAIPHVDVSDGSSTTFEYQLTGPAVVWMAGASYPLTESFSGFVEYKGSFSSNTADLEGGGELRTDIITNALNFGVSYSF comes from the coding sequence ATGCGCCGCTCTGCCCTTTCCGCCCTTGCCCTCGCCGCCGTTCTGAGCCCCGCCGTCGCGCAGGCAGAATGGGAGCTCAGCGTCTATCTTGGCTATCAGACGGCACCACATTCCGACGTGGAAGGGACGATCTCGGGCGCGCCCTTCGAGGAGTTTGTGGCCTGGGAGGGGCGTTCCTTCGAGAACCCAATCTATTACGGCTTCCGTGCCACCAACTGGCTCAACGACACCACCGGCTGGGGCGTGGAGCTCAACCACGCCAAGGTCTACGCCTCCGACGAGGACCTCGCGGATCTGGGCTTCACGGATCTCGAATTCTCCGACGGCCTCAACTTTCTGACGGTCAACTACATGCGCCGCTTCCCCGATCAGTTCAGCGGCGCCTTCGCGGCCTTTACGCCCTATGTCGGTGCGGGCGCGGGCCTCGCCATTCCCCATGTGGACGTGTCCGACGGATCATCGACAACCTTCGAATACCAGCTCACCGGGCCTGCCGTGGTCTGGATGGCGGGCGCGTCCTACCCCCTGACAGAGAGCTTCTCGGGCTTCGTGGAGTACAAGGGCTCGTTCAGCTCCAACACTGCCGATCTCGAGGGCGGCGGGGAACTCCGCACCGACATCATAACCAACGCGTTGAATTTCGGCGTGAGCTACAGCTTCTAG
- a CDS encoding glutathione S-transferase family protein — protein sequence MELTQSPASPFVRMAVVAAHEAGVIDQVTLTPVATSPVNTAAAVAASNPLGKIPVLTRDDGGALYDSRVICRYFARLGGVALYPEAREWEVLTLEATGHGIAEAAVLMVYERRVRPESEQSETWIEAQWEKARRTLDALEARWMSHLHGPLHMGQIAVACALGYIDFRHPHRDWRAGRPALAAWYESFATRPAMEATAPSG from the coding sequence ATGGAGCTCACGCAGTCCCCCGCCTCGCCCTTCGTGCGCATGGCGGTGGTTGCGGCCCACGAGGCGGGCGTCATTGACCAAGTCACGCTGACGCCTGTGGCCACGTCCCCGGTGAATACCGCGGCCGCGGTGGCGGCCTCCAATCCCCTCGGCAAGATCCCGGTTCTCACCCGCGACGATGGCGGCGCGCTCTACGACAGCCGCGTCATATGCCGCTACTTCGCACGGCTTGGCGGGGTTGCGCTCTACCCGGAGGCGCGGGAATGGGAGGTGCTGACGCTCGAGGCCACAGGGCACGGCATCGCGGAGGCGGCGGTGCTCATGGTCTATGAGCGGCGCGTGCGCCCGGAGAGCGAACAATCGGAGACCTGGATCGAGGCCCAGTGGGAAAAGGCGCGCCGCACGCTCGATGCGCTCGAAGCGCGCTGGATGTCCCACCTCCACGGGCCGCTCCACATGGGCCAGATCGCGGTGGCCTGCGCGCTGGGCTACATCGATTTCCGCCATCCGCACCGCGACTGGCGCGCGGGGCGCCCCGCCCTTGCGGCGTGGTACGAGAGCTTCGCGACGCGGCCCGCCATGGAGGCCACCGCTCCCTCCGGCTAG
- the mtaB gene encoding tRNA (N(6)-L-threonylcarbamoyladenosine(37)-C(2))-methylthiotransferase MtaB, protein MTKIPTLNAPVFSNHGCRLNAYETAAMGELAAAAGLGDAVVINTCAVTQEAIRKARQDIRKRRRENPEAKIIVTGCGAQVDAAGFAAMHEVDHVIGNDEKMKADTWSLLSTGDTERVQVNDIMSVTETAGHLIDGFGTRSRAYVQVQNGCDHRCTFCIIPFGRGNSRSVPAGVVVEQVKRLVDRGFNEVVLTGVDMTSWGADLPATPKLGDLVRRILKLVPDLPRLRISSMDSIEVDEALMEVIATEPRLMPHLHLSLQHGDDLILKRMKRRHLSEDAIRFCEEARRMRPGITFGADIIAGFPTETEAHFKNSLALVDHCHLSWLHVFPYSPRPGTPAARMPQVDGRAIKERAARLRAKGAEAAQAHLAAQVGIERDVLLESPRMGRTEHFAEVHFTTDQPVGEIRQVRIEGCTDKSLLAA, encoded by the coding sequence ATGACCAAGATCCCAACCCTGAACGCGCCGGTCTTCTCGAACCACGGCTGCCGGCTCAACGCCTACGAGACCGCCGCCATGGGCGAGCTCGCCGCCGCGGCGGGGCTCGGGGATGCCGTCGTCATCAACACCTGCGCGGTGACGCAGGAGGCGATCCGCAAGGCAAGGCAGGACATCCGCAAGCGCCGGCGGGAGAACCCGGAGGCGAAGATCATCGTCACCGGCTGCGGCGCGCAGGTGGATGCGGCGGGCTTTGCAGCCATGCACGAGGTCGACCACGTCATCGGCAATGACGAGAAGATGAAGGCGGACACGTGGTCGCTTCTCTCGACGGGCGACACCGAGCGCGTGCAGGTCAACGATATCATGTCCGTCACCGAGACCGCCGGGCACCTGATTGACGGCTTCGGCACGCGGAGCCGGGCCTACGTGCAGGTGCAGAACGGCTGCGATCACCGTTGCACTTTCTGCATCATCCCATTCGGCCGGGGAAATTCCCGCTCCGTCCCCGCGGGCGTCGTGGTCGAGCAGGTCAAGCGGCTGGTGGATCGGGGCTTCAACGAAGTGGTGCTCACGGGCGTCGATATGACGAGCTGGGGCGCGGACCTACCCGCCACGCCCAAGCTCGGCGATTTGGTGCGGCGCATCCTCAAGCTCGTGCCCGACCTGCCGCGGCTCCGTATCTCCTCCATGGATTCGATCGAGGTGGACGAGGCGCTCATGGAGGTTATCGCCACCGAGCCCCGGCTCATGCCCCATCTCCACCTGTCGCTCCAGCACGGAGACGACCTGATCCTGAAGCGCATGAAACGCCGGCACTTGAGCGAGGATGCGATCCGGTTCTGCGAGGAGGCGCGGCGCATGAGGCCAGGGATCACCTTCGGCGCCGATATCATCGCGGGCTTTCCCACCGAGACGGAGGCGCATTTCAAGAATTCGCTCGCCCTCGTCGATCATTGTCACCTCTCCTGGCTGCATGTCTTTCCCTACTCGCCGCGGCCCGGCACGCCCGCCGCGCGGATGCCGCAGGTGGATGGACGCGCCATCAAGGAGCGGGCCGCACGACTGCGCGCGAAGGGTGCAGAGGCGGCGCAGGCGCATCTGGCGGCGCAAGTGGGCATCGAGCGCGACGTGCTCCTCGAGAGCCCGCGCATGGGGCGTACAGAGCATTTCGCGGAGGTCCATTTCACCACCGACCAGCCGGTGGGCGAGATCCGGCAGGTGCGGATCGAGGGGTGCACCGACAAGTCTCTTCTTGCCGCCTGA
- the dapF gene encoding diaminopimelate epimerase, whose amino-acid sequence MMDARITPLPFMKMHGLGNDFVVIDGRGSDVVLAAARVRALADRHRGVGCDQLALLGGADGADISITFYNADGSPSAACGNATRCIAAWEMERTGAEALSIDVTGRGGLEAVRRADGLVAVNMGHPLLDWRGVPLARELETLTLPIEGGPAATGMGNPHCTFFVPDADAVDLAARGPEIEHHPLFPERTNVQFATILSETRIRMRVWERGTGITLASGSSSCATAVAAARRGLTGRQVEIVLDGGTLEIDWREDGVWMTGDTAHVFDGVLTADYLAAL is encoded by the coding sequence ATGATGGATGCACGCATCACCCCCCTGCCGTTCATGAAGATGCACGGCCTCGGCAACGACTTCGTCGTGATCGACGGGCGCGGCAGCGACGTCGTGCTGGCCGCCGCGCGCGTCAGGGCGCTGGCCGATCGGCATCGCGGTGTGGGGTGCGACCAGCTCGCGCTCCTCGGCGGGGCAGACGGCGCCGATATCTCCATCACTTTCTACAATGCCGATGGCTCCCCCTCGGCAGCCTGTGGCAATGCCACGCGCTGCATCGCGGCCTGGGAGATGGAGCGCACGGGCGCGGAGGCGCTCTCCATCGACGTGACCGGTCGCGGCGGGCTCGAGGCCGTGCGCCGCGCCGACGGCCTCGTGGCCGTCAACATGGGACACCCGCTGCTCGACTGGCGGGGCGTGCCGCTGGCCCGAGAGTTGGAGACGCTCACCCTCCCCATCGAAGGCGGCCCCGCGGCCACCGGCATGGGGAACCCACACTGCACCTTCTTCGTGCCCGATGCCGACGCGGTGGACCTCGCGGCGCGCGGCCCGGAGATCGAGCACCACCCGCTCTTCCCTGAGCGCACCAATGTGCAATTTGCCACCATCCTAAGTGAGACGCGGATCCGGATGCGTGTCTGGGAGCGGGGCACTGGCATCACGCTCGCCTCCGGCTCTTCCTCCTGCGCGACAGCTGTGGCCGCGGCGCGGCGCGGGCTCACCGGGCGGCAGGTCGAGATCGTTCTCGACGGCGGCACGCTCGAGATCGACTGGCGCGAGGACGGCGTCTGGATGACGGGGGACACGGCCCATGTCTTCGACGGGGTGCTCACGGCGGACTATCTCGCCGCACTATGA